GAAGCCAACATGACTATGCACAATGCCGACTTGATTTTCGGTATTGGCGTACGTTTCGATGATCGCACCACCAACAATCTGGCGAAGTACTGCCCGAATGCCACCATCATGCATATCGACGTCGATCCGACCTCGATCTCCAAAACCGTTAGCGCGGATATTCCGATTGTCGGTGATGCAAAACAGACGCTGACTCAAATGCTTGAGCTGCTGGCGCAAAGCGATGCGAAGCAGGAGCTCGATAGCTTGCGCGATTGGTGGCAAACCATTGATGGCTGGCGTAGCCGTAAGTGCCTGGAATTTGATCGCACCAGCGACAAGATTAAGCCGCAGGCGGTGATCGAAACCATCTGTCGTTTGACCAAAGGTGACGCTTACGTCACCTCTGACGTGGGCCAGCATCAGATGTTCGCTGCGCTTTATTACCAGTTCGACAAACCACGTCGTTGGATCAACTCCGGTGGCCTGGGCACCATGGGCTTCGGCCTGCCCGCTGCGTTGGGTGTGAAGATGGCGCTGCCGGATGAAACGGTTATCTGCGTGACCGGTGATGGCAGCATCCAGATGAACATTCAGGAGCTGTCAACCGCACTGCAATACGATTTGCCGGTGCTGGTGCTGAACCTCAACAACGGCTTCCTCGGCATGGTGAAGCAGTGGCAGGACATGATTTACTCCGGCCGCCACTCGCAGTCTTATATGCAATCGCTGCCTGACTTCGTCCGTCTGGCTGAAGCCTATGGCCACGTCGGCATCGCGATTCAACATCCTGCCGAACTGGAAGAGAAGCTTCAGCTGGCGCTGGACACGCTGGCAAAAGGGCGTCTGGTGTTTGTTGATGTGAATATTGACGGCAGCGAGCATGTTTACCCGATGCAGATTCGGGGTGGTTCGATGGATGAGATGTGGCTGAGCAAAACGGAGAGGACTTAATTATGCGTCGTATTTTATCGGTTCTGCTGGAAAATGAATCCGGCGCATTGTCCCGTGTCGTGGGACTGTTCTCGCAACGTGGCTACAACATTGAAAGCCTGACTGTAGCGCCCACCGATGATCCTACGTTATCCCGCATGACCATCCAAACGGTTGGCGACGCGAAAGTGCTGGAGCAGATCGAGAAGCAACTGCATAAGCTAGTGGACGTGTTACGCGTCAGCGAACTGGGGCAGGGCGCCTATGTAGAGCGCGAGATCATGCTGGTGAAAATTCAGGCCAGCGGTTACGGTCGTGAAGAAGTGAAGCGCAGCGCGGAAATTTTCCGTGGTCAGATTATCGATGTGACGCCGACGCTTTACACGGTTCAGCTGGCGGGCACCAGCGATAAACTTGATGCGTTTCTCAACACTGTACGTGATGTAGCGGAAATTGTTGAAGTGGCGCGTTCAGGAATCGTTGGTGTGTCACGCGGCGATCGCGTTATGCGTTAATAACCCAGAGAAAAGATTACATTCAGTGCTAACCCGGCGAAATGCCGGGTTTTTTTATTTTATGCGCTTAACCAGGATGCTGGAGAAAAGCGGTTGCTCAGCGTAGTTTTCTGCGGTTAGATGTTACAAATGTTTTATCCATAGCTAATCTGCGGATATTTTCGCCAGCGCTGGCTTAACAGAATTAAGGTGTCATCGTGAAACTGGATGAAATTGCGCGCCTGGCAGGCGTGTCGCGCACTACGGCCAGCTACGTAATAAATGGCAAAGCGCGGCAGTATCGTGTCAGCGAAAAAACCGTCGAAAAAGTCATGGCGGTGGTGCGTGAACACAATTATCACCCCAATGCCGTTGCGGCTGGGCTGCGTGCCGGCCGGACGCGCTCTATTGGTCTGGTAATCCCCGATTTGGAAAACACCAGTTACACCCGCATTGCAAATTATCTGGAGCGTCAGGCGCGACAGCGCGGCTATCAGCTGCTGATTGCCTGCTCGGAAGATCAGCCCGATAACGAAATGCGCTGTATTGAGCATCTGCTGCAGCGTCAGGTCGATGCCATCATTGTTTCTACCTCATTACCGCCAGAGCACCCGTTCTATCAGCGATGGATCAATGATCCCTTACCGATTATCGCTCTGGACCGCGCGCTGGATCGTGAACACTTTACCAGCGTGGTAGGAGCCGATCAGGATGATGCCCAAGCGTTGGCGGCTGAATTGCGTCAGCTGCCGGTGAAAAATGTGCTGTTCCTTGGCGCACTGCCTGAGCTTTCAGTGAGTTTCCTGCGCGAACTGGGCTTCCGCGATGCGTGGAAGGATGACGAGCGCCCTATCGATTACATTTACTGTAATAGCTTCGATCGTGCCGCCGCGGCAACGCTGTTTGAAAGCTACCTCGAAGATCATCCTATGCCGGACGCGCTGTTCACCACCTCATTTGGGCTATTACAGGGTGTGATGGACATTACGCTTAAGCGCGATGGTCGCCTGCCAACCGATCTGGCAATTGCTACCTTTGGTGATCATGAATTGCTCGATTTCCTGGAATGCCCGGTACTGGCAGTGGGTCAGCGTCACCGCGATGTCGCCGAGCGTGTGCTGGAGTTAGTATTAGCCTCGCTGGATGAGCCACGCAAACCGAAGCCTGGTTTAACGCGCATCCGCCGAAATTTATTCCGCCGTGGACAATTAAGTCGCCGCGCAAAATGAAATTGTGGGCAGTTCGCTGCCCCTTTTAATTTAACCAGTAGATATTTCTCAAGAACCTGCCGGGGTAAAAAAGCGTAAATTATCGCCACCACAGCTAACAATTTAAACCTGTTAACTTTTCTTATTTGTTTACATGTTCATCAACGAGTCATAGCAGAGCTGGCGCGAAGCTGCTGGGCTTCCTTTCAGAAATCCCCTAAAATGCAGCCGCTGTCGCAGAACGCAGGGCAAATATATTTCAGCGCTAAAGCGCTTTATTTTTCGCCAATTTATATTTCGCGGAAATTTTTATTCCACTATTCATCAGGTTAATTTTAATTTTGCCGCTCAATGTCGCTTTATTCCCGTCTCCAATTAATTTCACCCGTTGTAAATAGTGATATTCACTTGCCGTTGCGGCTTGACAAGGATTTCATAGGCTCCGTAAACTCGTTTCGTGGTAAAAAGTGGGATAAAGTGGTGAAAACGGGTGATTGAGGGGTAAGGCTGGCATGTTCCGTGGAGCAACGTTAGTCAATCTCGACAGTAAAGGGCGATTAGCAGTACCAACACGCTATCGTGAATTGCTTGTCGCAGAGTCTCAGGGGCAAATGGTATGCACCATTGACCTCCACCAGCCATGCCTGCTGCTTTATACCCTGCCCGAATGGGAAATCATTGAGAAAAAGCTGTCTCGCTTATCCAGCATGAATCCTGCAGAGCGTCGCGTACAGCGACTGCTGTTAGGGCATGCCAGTGAGTGTCAGATGGATAATGCGGGCCGTTTGTTGTTAGCGAATACGCTGCGACAACACGCGGGCCTGACCAAAGAAGTGATGCTGGTTGGACAGTTCAATAAATTTGAGCTGTGGGATGAACAGACCTGGTATCAACAAGTTAAGGACGATATTGACACAGAACAGTCGGCTCAGGAGCCTTTATCTGAGCGGTTGCAGGACTTGTCGCTATAGCTATGCAGGAAAATTTCAAACACACCACAGTGCTGCTGGATGAGGCGGTTAACGGCCTCAATATCAGGGAAGACGGCATTTACATTGACGGCACTTTTGGTCGCGGCGGTCATTCGCGCTTAATTCTTTCACAGCTTGGCGAGAAAGGACAACTGATCGCGATTGATCGCGATCCGCAAGCGATAGCCGCAGCTGCTGAGATAAACGATCCCCGTTTTTCCATCGTCCACGGGCCGTTTTCGGCGCTGGCGGAATATGTCGAAGAGCGCGGTCTGACCGGCCAAATTGATGGCGTATTGCTGGATCTGGGCGTCTCGTCACCACAGCTGGATGATGCCGAACGCGGCTTCTCCTTTATGCGTGACGGACCGCTGGATATGCGTATGGATCCAACTCGTGGGCAATCAGCAGCTGAATGGCTAATGAGTGCGGAAGAAGCGGATATCGCTTTCGTGATTAAAACCTACGGTGAAGAGCGTTTCGGTAAACGTATCGCGCGTGCCATCGTAGAACGCAATCGTGAGCAGCCCATGACTCGCACCAAAGAGTTGGCCACCGTTATCGCTGCTGCGATGCCGGTGAAAGACAAATTTAAGCATCCGGCGACGCGTACCTTCCAGGCGATTCGTATCTGGATCAACAGCGAGCTGGAAGAGATCGATACCGCACTAAAAGGTGCGCTGTCTGTTCTCGCTCCCGGCGGCAGATTGTCGATCATCAGCTTCCATTCGCTGGAAGATCGCTTAGTGAAGCGTTTTATGCGCGATCAGAGCCGCGGTCCACAGGTGCCAGCCGGCATCCCAATGACCGAGTCGCAGCTCAAAGCGTTAGGCGGTCGTGAACTCAAAACGCTTGGCAAGCTGATTCCGGGTGAAGCTGAAGTGAACGAAAACCCACGTGCACGCAGTTCTGTTTTGCGTATCGCGGAGAGAACAGCGTCATGATTGGCAACGAGCGTCACAGCCTGCCTGGCGTTATCGGTGGAGACCTGCTGCGTTTTGGCAAGATTCCACTGTTACTGCTGATTGCGGTGCTAGTGTCCTCCGTCGTGGTCGTGACGACCACACATAAGACGCGCCTGCTGACAGCGCAGCGTGAACAGCTGGTGCTGGAGCGTGATGCGCTCGATATCGAGTGGCGCAACCTCATTCTTGAAGAGAACGCCCTTGGCGATCACAGCCGCGTAGAGCGGATAGCAACCGATAAACTGCAAATGCAGCATGTTGATCCTTCACAGGAAAATATTGTGGTGCAGAAATAAGGAATCGCAGAACTCAATGAGTGGCGCAGGTAAAACGCTGAAGTTAAAAAAACAAGAAGATAAGGCCAGCTTTGTAAGCTGGCGCTTTGCGTTACTGTGCGGGTGTATTTTACTGGCGCTGGGTGGACTGCTGTCGCGCGTAGCGTGGTTACAGGTGATCAACCCCGATAAGCTGGTGAAAGAGGGCGATTTACGCTCGCTGCGCGTTCAGTCGGTGCCAACGGCGCGCGGGATGATCAGCGATCGTGCGGGTCGTCCACTGGCGGTGAGTGTGCCGGTGAATGCGATCTGGGCCGATCCGAAAGAACTGACTGAGCACGGCGGCGTATCGCTGGATAGCCGCTGGAAAGCATTGTCCGATGCGTTATCAATCCCGCTTGATCAACTCGCAGCACGCGTTAATGCCAACCCGAAAGGGCGCTTTATTTATCTGGCGCGTCAGGTCAATCCGGCAATCGGCGAGTATGTGAAAAAACTTAAGCTGCCGGGCATCTATCTGCGTGAAGAGTCGCGTCGCTACTATCCGGCGGGCCAGGTTACTGCGCACCTGATTGGCTTCACCAACATTGATGGTCAGGGCATTGAGGGTATTGAGAAGAGCTTCGATAAATGGCTGACTGGCGCGCCGGGTGAACGTACCGTGCGTAAAGACCGCAACGGTCGCGTCATTGAAGATATCTCTTCGGTTGATAGCCGTGCGGCGCATAACCTAACGCTGAGCATTGATGAGCGTCTGCAAGCGCTGGTTTATCGTGAACTGAATAACGCCGTGGCCTTCAACAAAGCCGAATCGGGCACTGCCGTATTGGTGGATGTGAATACCGGTGAAGTGCTGGCAATGGCGAACAGTCCCGCTTATAACCCGAATAATCTTAGCAATACGCCGAAAGACGTAATGCGTAACCGCGCCATCACTGACATCTTCGAGCCAGGTTCTACCGTGAAACCCATGGTGGTGATGACGGCTTTACAGCGTGGTGTGGTGAAAGAAAACAGCGTCCTGAATACCGTGCCGTACCGCGTTAATGGTCACGAGATCAAAGACGTGGCGCGCTATAACGAATTGACCCTTACCGGGGTTTTACAGAAGTCGAGTAACGTCGGGGTTTCACGTTTGGCGTTAGCGATGCCCTCCTCAGCGCTTGTAGATACTTATGCACGCTTTGGCTTGGGTAAACCGACCAATTTGGGGCTGGTCGGGGAGAGCAGTGGCTTATACCCTCAAAAACAACGGTGGTCTGACATAGAGAGGGCCACCTTCTCTTTCGGCTACGGGCTAATGGTAACGCCGTTACAGTTAGCGCGAGTCTACGCAACCATTGGCAGCTATGGCATCAATCGCCCGCTGTCGATCACCAAAGTTGACCCGCCAGTGGCAGGTGAACGCGTTTTCCAGGAAGACCTGGTGAAAACGGTGATGCACATGATGGAGAGCGTTGCGTTGCCAGGCGGTGGTGGGGTTAAAGCCGCCATCAAGGGCTATCGCATTGCCATTAAAACCGGTACTGCCAAGAAAGTTGGACCGGACGGACGCTACGTCAACAAATACATTGCTTACACCGCTGGCGTTGCACCTGCCAGCCGTCCTCGTTTTGCGCTGGTGGTGGTGATCAACGATCCCCAGGCCGGTAAATATTATGGTGGTGCGGTTTCAGCACCGGTGTTTGGCGCCATCATGGGCGGCGTGTTGCGTACCATGAACATTGAACCTGATGCGCTGCCAACAGTTGATAAGAACGAGTTGGTGAAGAATAGAAGTGAGGAATCAAGTGACAGATCGTAACCTGCGCGACTTACTGGCCCCATGGGTGCCGGGTGCGCCGGCGCGTCCACTCCGTGACATGACACTGGACAGCCGCGCTGCGGCTGCTGGCGATCTGTTTATCGCCGTGGCGGGCCATCATGCTGATGGACGTCGTTTTATTCCACAGGCTATTGCACAAGGTGTGGCAGCGGTGATTGCCGAAGCCGAAGGTGAGGCCAGCGATGGTGATATCCGCGAGATGCACGGCGTCCCGGTTATCTATCTGGCGCAGTTGCAGCAGCGTCTCTCTGCACTGGCCGGACGCTTTTATCAGCAGCCTGCGAGCAAACTGAAGTTAATTGGTGTTACCGGCACCAACGGTAAAACCACCACCACGCAGTTGATGGCGCAGTGGGCCAATCTGTTGGGTGAAGCCGGCGCCGTGATGGGCACGGTAGGAAATGGCCTTTACGGTCAACTGGTGGCAACTGAAAACACTACCGGCTCTGCAGTGGATGTGCAGCATGTTCTGAATGATTTGGTCGAGCAGGGCGCAACCCTGACGGCGATGGAAGTGTCTTCACATGGGCTGGTGCAGCACCGCGTGGCAGCGTTGCCGTTTGCCGCGGCGGTATTTACCAACCTGAGCCGCGATCACCTCGATTATCACGGTGATATGCAGGGCTATGAATCCGCTAAATGGCTACTGTTCTCTGAGCATCAAATCGGTGCAGCCATCATCAACGCTGATGATGAGGTTGGCCGTCGCTGGCTGGCAAAATTGCCCGATGCTGTAGCGGTAACCATGGAAGACAACTTGCAATCAGGCTGCCATGGCCGCTGGCTCAAAGCCACGGCGGTGAATTATCACGACGGCGGCGCACATATTCAATTCAGCTCCAGCTGGGGCGACGGCGAGTTTGATAGCCGTTTGATGGGCGCGTTCAACGTTAGCAACCTGCTACTGGCGCTGGCTACCTTGCTAACGCTGGATTATCCGCTTGCTGCGCTGGTTGCCACCGCACCACAATTATTACCGGTTTGTGGTCGTATGGAAGTGTTCACCGCGCCAGAAAAACCCACAGTCGTGGTTGATTACGCCCACACGCCTGATGCGCTGGAAAAAGCGCTGGAAGCGGCGCGTCTGCACTGTAAAGGCCAGCTGTGGTGCGTGTTTGGCTGCGGCGGCGATCGTGATAAAGGCAAACGTCCATTGATGGGCGCGATTGCTGAGCAATTCTCCGACATCGTGGTGATCACCGACGATAATCCGCGCAGCGAAGAGCCGATGTCGATTGTGAATGATATTCTCACCGGCCTGCTCGACCCGGGTCGTGCACGCGTCGTTTCAGGACGTGCGCAGGCGGTGACCAACGCCGTCATGCAAGCCAGTGTGGATGACATCGTGCTGGTGGCCGGTAAAGGCCACGAAGATTATCAAATCATTGGTAACCGCCGTCTGGATTACTCGGATCGCGACACCGTCGCCCGTTTGCTGGGGGTGGTCGCATGATTCCCGTTTCTCTGCAAACCCTCGCAGATATCAGCGGCGGCAAGCTGCACGGCGCTGATTTAACCGTTGCCGATGTCACAACCGATACGCGCAAAGTTACTGCCGGCAGCCTGTTTGTTGCGCTGGTAGGCGAACGTTTTGATGCTCATGATTTCGCCAGCGATGCCATTGCAAGCGGCGCTCAGGCTCTGCTGGTCAGTAAGCTATTGCCGATTTCTACCGCGCAGGTAGTGGTGGCCGATACGCGTATTGCCTTCGGACAACTCGCGGCATGGGTGCGCCAACAGGCGAAAGCGCGCGTGGTTGCCCTGACGGGATCGTCCGGTAAAACCTCGGTCAAAGAGATGACCGCCGCAATTTTGCGTCAGTGCGGCGAGACGCTCTATACCGCAGGTAACCTGAATAACGATTTCGGTGTACCGATGACGCTACTGCGTCTAACGAAAGAGCATGCCTACGCGGTGATTGAGCTGGGTGCCAACCATCAGGGCGAGATTGCCTACACCACCGCGCTGGTGCGTCCGGAAACCGCGCTGGTGAATAACCTTGCCGCCGCTCATCTGGAAGGTTTTGGTTCGCTAGCAGGAGTGGCGAAAGCCAAGGGCGAAATCTTTAACGGCTTGCCGGTGCACGGCACCGCTATCGTTAACGCCGACAGTAATGATCTGGCCAACTGGCAAACGCAGTTTGTGGATAAAACGTTGTGGCGCTTCTCGCCGCAGCCGATGGCCGATGCCGAATTCCGCGCCAGTGATATTGTGCTGCGCGCTGATGCCACGCTCTTTACCCTGCATACACCGCGTGGCGATATCGCGGTTGAGTTGCCGCTGCCGGGCCGTCATAACATCGCCAATGCGTTAGCAGCTGCCGCGCTGGCGCTGTCAGTGGATGCACCGCTGACTGCGATTCAAAATGGCCTTAAAACCTTACAGCCCGTTCCTGGTCGTCTGTTCCCGATTCGTCTCGCGGCCAATCAGTTGCTACTGGATGACAGCTATAACGCCAACGTGGGTTCGATGACCGCCGCTGCGCAGGTACTCGGCGATATGCCGGGCTTCCGCGTGATGGTGGTAGGCGATATGGCGGAGTTGGGCGATGAAGCTGAACTCTGCCATCGACAGGTTGGCGATGCGGCAAAAGCGGCAGGCATCGATCGCGTGCTGAGCACCGGCTCATTAAGCCAGCTGATTGGTGAAAATAGCGGCAAAGGCGAGCATTTCGCCAGTAAAACCGCGCTGAC
The sequence above is drawn from the Pantoea nemavictus genome and encodes:
- the ilvI gene encoding acetolactate synthase 3 large subunit, translating into MEMLSGAEMVVRSLIDQGVKQVFGYPGGAVLDIYDALQTVGGIDHVLVRHEQGAVHMADGLARATGEVGVVLVTSGPGATNAITGIATAYMDSIPMVILSGQVPSSLIGYDAFQECDMVGISRPVVKHSFLVKNTEEIPTVLKKAFWLAASGRPGPVVIDLPKDILNPANKLPYVWPETVSMRSYNPTIQGHKGQIKRALQTLLAAHKPVIYAGGGAIMSGCEAELLQLAEKLNIPVTMSLMGLGVFPGTHRQSVGMLGMHGTYEANMTMHNADLIFGIGVRFDDRTTNNLAKYCPNATIMHIDVDPTSISKTVSADIPIVGDAKQTLTQMLELLAQSDAKQELDSLRDWWQTIDGWRSRKCLEFDRTSDKIKPQAVIETICRLTKGDAYVTSDVGQHQMFAALYYQFDKPRRWINSGGLGTMGFGLPAALGVKMALPDETVICVTGDGSIQMNIQELSTALQYDLPVLVLNLNNGFLGMVKQWQDMIYSGRHSQSYMQSLPDFVRLAEAYGHVGIAIQHPAELEEKLQLALDTLAKGRLVFVDVNIDGSEHVYPMQIRGGSMDEMWLSKTERT
- the ilvN gene encoding acetolactate synthase small subunit, whose amino-acid sequence is MRRILSVLLENESGALSRVVGLFSQRGYNIESLTVAPTDDPTLSRMTIQTVGDAKVLEQIEKQLHKLVDVLRVSELGQGAYVEREIMLVKIQASGYGREEVKRSAEIFRGQIIDVTPTLYTVQLAGTSDKLDAFLNTVRDVAEIVEVARSGIVGVSRGDRVMR
- the cra gene encoding catabolite repressor/activator — encoded protein: MKLDEIARLAGVSRTTASYVINGKARQYRVSEKTVEKVMAVVREHNYHPNAVAAGLRAGRTRSIGLVIPDLENTSYTRIANYLERQARQRGYQLLIACSEDQPDNEMRCIEHLLQRQVDAIIVSTSLPPEHPFYQRWINDPLPIIALDRALDREHFTSVVGADQDDAQALAAELRQLPVKNVLFLGALPELSVSFLRELGFRDAWKDDERPIDYIYCNSFDRAAAATLFESYLEDHPMPDALFTTSFGLLQGVMDITLKRDGRLPTDLAIATFGDHELLDFLECPVLAVGQRHRDVAERVLELVLASLDEPRKPKPGLTRIRRNLFRRGQLSRRAK
- the mraZ gene encoding division/cell wall cluster transcriptional repressor MraZ encodes the protein MFRGATLVNLDSKGRLAVPTRYRELLVAESQGQMVCTIDLHQPCLLLYTLPEWEIIEKKLSRLSSMNPAERRVQRLLLGHASECQMDNAGRLLLANTLRQHAGLTKEVMLVGQFNKFELWDEQTWYQQVKDDIDTEQSAQEPLSERLQDLSL
- the rsmH gene encoding 16S rRNA (cytosine(1402)-N(4))-methyltransferase RsmH, with amino-acid sequence MQENFKHTTVLLDEAVNGLNIREDGIYIDGTFGRGGHSRLILSQLGEKGQLIAIDRDPQAIAAAAEINDPRFSIVHGPFSALAEYVEERGLTGQIDGVLLDLGVSSPQLDDAERGFSFMRDGPLDMRMDPTRGQSAAEWLMSAEEADIAFVIKTYGEERFGKRIARAIVERNREQPMTRTKELATVIAAAMPVKDKFKHPATRTFQAIRIWINSELEEIDTALKGALSVLAPGGRLSIISFHSLEDRLVKRFMRDQSRGPQVPAGIPMTESQLKALGGRELKTLGKLIPGEAEVNENPRARSSVLRIAERTAS
- the ftsL gene encoding cell division protein FtsL; its protein translation is MIGNERHSLPGVIGGDLLRFGKIPLLLLIAVLVSSVVVVTTTHKTRLLTAQREQLVLERDALDIEWRNLILEENALGDHSRVERIATDKLQMQHVDPSQENIVVQK
- a CDS encoding peptidoglycan glycosyltransferase FtsI; the encoded protein is MSGAGKTLKLKKQEDKASFVSWRFALLCGCILLALGGLLSRVAWLQVINPDKLVKEGDLRSLRVQSVPTARGMISDRAGRPLAVSVPVNAIWADPKELTEHGGVSLDSRWKALSDALSIPLDQLAARVNANPKGRFIYLARQVNPAIGEYVKKLKLPGIYLREESRRYYPAGQVTAHLIGFTNIDGQGIEGIEKSFDKWLTGAPGERTVRKDRNGRVIEDISSVDSRAAHNLTLSIDERLQALVYRELNNAVAFNKAESGTAVLVDVNTGEVLAMANSPAYNPNNLSNTPKDVMRNRAITDIFEPGSTVKPMVVMTALQRGVVKENSVLNTVPYRVNGHEIKDVARYNELTLTGVLQKSSNVGVSRLALAMPSSALVDTYARFGLGKPTNLGLVGESSGLYPQKQRWSDIERATFSFGYGLMVTPLQLARVYATIGSYGINRPLSITKVDPPVAGERVFQEDLVKTVMHMMESVALPGGGGVKAAIKGYRIAIKTGTAKKVGPDGRYVNKYIAYTAGVAPASRPRFALVVVINDPQAGKYYGGAVSAPVFGAIMGGVLRTMNIEPDALPTVDKNELVKNRSEESSDRS
- the murE gene encoding UDP-N-acetylmuramoyl-L-alanyl-D-glutamate--2,6-diaminopimelate ligase, producing MTDRNLRDLLAPWVPGAPARPLRDMTLDSRAAAAGDLFIAVAGHHADGRRFIPQAIAQGVAAVIAEAEGEASDGDIREMHGVPVIYLAQLQQRLSALAGRFYQQPASKLKLIGVTGTNGKTTTTQLMAQWANLLGEAGAVMGTVGNGLYGQLVATENTTGSAVDVQHVLNDLVEQGATLTAMEVSSHGLVQHRVAALPFAAAVFTNLSRDHLDYHGDMQGYESAKWLLFSEHQIGAAIINADDEVGRRWLAKLPDAVAVTMEDNLQSGCHGRWLKATAVNYHDGGAHIQFSSSWGDGEFDSRLMGAFNVSNLLLALATLLTLDYPLAALVATAPQLLPVCGRMEVFTAPEKPTVVVDYAHTPDALEKALEAARLHCKGQLWCVFGCGGDRDKGKRPLMGAIAEQFSDIVVITDDNPRSEEPMSIVNDILTGLLDPGRARVVSGRAQAVTNAVMQASVDDIVLVAGKGHEDYQIIGNRRLDYSDRDTVARLLGVVA
- the murF gene encoding UDP-N-acetylmuramoyl-tripeptide--D-alanyl-D-alanine ligase, translated to MIPVSLQTLADISGGKLHGADLTVADVTTDTRKVTAGSLFVALVGERFDAHDFASDAIASGAQALLVSKLLPISTAQVVVADTRIAFGQLAAWVRQQAKARVVALTGSSGKTSVKEMTAAILRQCGETLYTAGNLNNDFGVPMTLLRLTKEHAYAVIELGANHQGEIAYTTALVRPETALVNNLAAAHLEGFGSLAGVAKAKGEIFNGLPVHGTAIVNADSNDLANWQTQFVDKTLWRFSPQPMADAEFRASDIVLRADATLFTLHTPRGDIAVELPLPGRHNIANALAAAALALSVDAPLTAIQNGLKTLQPVPGRLFPIRLAANQLLLDDSYNANVGSMTAAAQVLGDMPGFRVMVVGDMAELGDEAELCHRQVGDAAKAAGIDRVLSTGSLSQLIGENSGKGEHFASKTALTERLRTLLSEHQDITILVKGSRSAAMEQVVQSLQEKGTC